The proteins below come from a single Microtus ochrogaster isolate Prairie Vole_2 chromosome 8, MicOch1.0, whole genome shotgun sequence genomic window:
- the Ppp1r3c gene encoding protein phosphatase 1 regulatory subunit 3C, protein MSCTRMIHVLDPRPLTSPVMPMDVAMRICLAHSPPLKSFLGPYSDFQRRSFVNKLKPLKPCLNVKQEAKSQNEWKPPHDQAKKRVVFADSKGLSLTAIHVFSDLPEEPAWDLQFDLLDLNDISSSLKLHEEKNLVFDFPQPSSDYLSFRDRFQKNFVCLENCSLQERTVTGTVKVKNVSFEKKVRVRITFDTWKTYTDVDCVYMKNVYGSSDSDTFSFAVDLPRVIPTEEKIEFCISYHANGRVFWDNNEGQNYKIVHVQWKPDGVQTQMAPRDCAFQQVLPKAEVEPTVFGSPRLASGLFPEWQSWGGMANLASYR, encoded by the exons ATGAGCTGCACCAG AATGATCCATGTGCTGGATCCACGTCCTCTGACAAGTCCAGTCATGCCGATGGACGTGGCCATGAGGATTTGCTTGGCTCATTCACCACCCCTGAAGAGTTTCCTGGGTCCTTACAGTGACTTTCAGCGAAGAAGTTTTGTGAATAAATTGAAGCCTTTGAAACCATGTCTCAACGTCAAGCAGGAAGCCAAATCACAGAATGAATGGAAGCCCCCGCATGACCAAGCCAAGAAGCGGGTCGTGTTTGCCGACTCCAAGGGGTTGTCACTCACTGCTATCCACGTCTTTTCTGACCTCCCAGAAGAACCTGCCTGGGACCTGCAGTTCGACCTCCTGGACCTTAACGATATCTCCTCCAGCTTAAAGCTTCATGAGGAGAAAAACCTGGTTTTCGATTTCCCCCAGCCTTCATCTGATTACTTAAGTTTCCGGGACCGCTTTCAGAAGAACTTTGTCTGCCTCGAGAACTGCTCTTTGCAGGAGCGGACAGTGACAGGGACAGTCAAAGTGAAAAATGTGAGCTTTGAGAAGAAGGTTCGGGTCCGGATCACCTTTGACACCTGGAAAACCTACACAGATGTGGACTGTGTCTACATGAAGAACGTTTACGGCAGCTCCGACAGCGACACCTTCTCCTTTGCCGTCGACTTACCCCGTGTCATTCCAACTGAGGAGAAAATCGAGTTTTGCATTTCCTACCACGCTAATGGGAGGGTCTTCTGGGACAACAATGAGGGTCAGAATTATAAAATCGTCCATGTACAGTGGAAACCTGATGGGGTGCAGACACAGATGGCACCCCGAGACTGTGCATTCCAACAGGTGCTGCCTAAGGCGGAAGTAGAACCCACCGTCTTTGGCAGTCCGAGGCTTGCTAGTGGCCTCTTCCCagagtggcagagctggggagggatGGCTAACTTGGCCTCCTATCGATGA